The Actinoplanes sp. N902-109 genomic interval TCGCCGGAGAACCAGCGCCGCGCCTGTGCCGCGGCGAGCCGGAACACCCGGTCCTGCAATCCTTCGGTAATCGCCCCGACATGCGGGGTGATGAGTACGTTGGGCAGCGTCCACAGCGGATCGTCGGCGGGCAGCGGCTCCGGGTCGGTCACGTCCAGCGCCGCCGCCAACCGGCCCGCACTGAGCTCCGCGTACAGCGCCTTCGCGTCCACCACCGGCCCGCGGGCGGCGTTGACCACCAGCGCCCCGTCGGGCAGGGCGGCCAGGAACCGCGCACCGGCCAGCCCGCGGGTCTCGCCGGTCAGCGGCACCAGCAGCACCACGACATCGGCGTGCGGCAGCAGCTGCGGCAGATCAGCGACCGCGCGCACCCCCGTGCCCGGCCGGGCGGTGCGCGCCACCAGGGTCAGCTCGACCTCGAAGGGCTCGAGCCGGCGGGCGACCGCGGTGCCGATACTGCCGGCGCCGACGATCAGCACCCGCTTGCCGGCCAGCTCGCGGGTGGGGGCGAGCCAGTCGTGCGCCCACTGCCGGGCGTGCTGGGCGCGCTGGAACGCCGGGAAGCAGCGCAGGCTGGCCAGGATCGCGGTGACCACCCACTCGGCGGTGGCCGAGTCGTGCAGGCCGCGGGCGTTGGCCAGGGCCACCCCGGCGGGCAGCACCTCGGCCCAGCCGTCGGCGCCCGAGCTGGGCAGCTGCACCACCTTGAGGTCGGGCAACCGCGGCGCGAGCCGGTGCAGCGGCTGCTGGTCGAGGAACGTCGGGACCCAGAACTGCACTCCCGCGGGCGGGGACGGAAGGAGGTCGGGGTCGTCCGCCACCTCCACCACCACGTCCGGCGGCAGGTCGTCGAAGTAGGCGACGCCGGCCTTGCGCGGGATCCAAATCTTTCTCACGTCGTGAGATTAGGCAGCTCCCCGGCCGTTCGCGGCGTGCCGATGATCACATCGCGGCGGCGGCCGGTCTCCGCCCGGATCCGCCGCAGCGCCCGTTGCAGCAGCAGGTCGCCGCCGTCCGGCGGGCCGTCCAGCCGCATGGCGTCGGCCAGCCCGGCGCGCTCGCCGTCGCGGTCGGGAAACTCCGGTGTGCCCACGCTCAAGGTACGGACGGTGGCACCGGTTCGGTTCAGCCCGTACGGCAGCGGCCACAAGCCGCCGTACCGCCGCCGAGAGACGTAACTCACAGCTGACGATCTTCGCGTCCGAATCGCCCAGCTGTGTCGCCGCAGCCGCCGGCGCATTGCCAGCTTTTCGTACCGATTGCCCGGCCCGTTGCGGCCCCCTGGGGCTCACAGGAGCGTCGGCTAGCATTCGCCGCCGCGCGACTTTCTTGATCACCTGCCACCGTCAGAGGGTCCGCGCGCGTCTTAAAGACGAGCGACCCACTGCCGAAGGGAACACCGTGAGGAAGACCGCGCGTACCAAGCGTCGCCGCTCCCCCCTGTGGGCCCGGTGGGTCCTCGGGCTGGGCGTCTTCCTCCTGCTCGCCAGCGGCGGCTCGATGGTCGCGGCGAACGTGGTGCTCAAGTCGGCCACCGGCGCGGTGACCCAGCAGAACCTCATCGGCGCGGCCAAGACGACCACCGAGCGCAAGCACGCCGACGTCAAGGGTGCCAAGAACATCCTGCTGATCGGTCTGGACACCCGGCCCAGCTGGAAGAACAAGGAACCGAGCCGGTCCGACTCGATCATCCTGCTGCACCTGCCGGCCGACCACTCGCCGGTCTACCTGGTGTCGCTGCCGCGTGACAGCTACGTCCACATCCCGGCGTACGACAACGGCAAGCAGAAGTACCCCGGCGGCCGGAACAAGATCAACTCCGCGTTCGCGTACGGCAGCCGGGGCCTGGAGGGCGCCCAGGCCGAGGCGCACGGCTTCGAGCTGCTCGCGCTGACCATCAAGGAGCTCACCGGCATCACCCCCGACGCGGGCGCGATCATCGACTTCGACGGTTTCAAGGACGTCGTCAACGTGCTCGGCAAGGTGTGCATGTACGTCGACGAGGACGTCACCTCGATCCACGTCGGGCACACCGCTGACGGCAAGCAGGCGGTGCCGTACACCACCGACTCGGCGGGCCTGCACCCGCACAAGGTCCCCGGCGTGACGGCCAACTTCTACAAGAAGGGCAACCACTGCTTCACGCCGACCGAGGCGCTCGACTACGCCCGTCAGCGTGACCTGCTGGCCGACGGCGACTCCGACTACGGCCGCCAGCGCCACCAGCAGCAGCTGCTCAAGGCCATCCTCAAGCAGGCGGTGAAGGCGGGCTTCAACTCGCCGACCAAGCTGCCGAGCCTGCTGTCCGCGATCGGCAAGACCATGACGGTCGACAGCGGCGGCGTCTCGCTGGAGGACTGGGCGTTCGCGCTCAAGGGCACCAACCCCGACGACCTGGTCACCATCAAGACCAACGACGGCAAGTTCAACAGCAAGTCGGTGCCCGGCATCGGCAGCGTCGAGGTGCTCAGCGACACGACGATGGACCTGCTCCAGTCGGTCAAGAAGGACGACGTGGGAACGTTCCTGCAGAGCAACCCCTCCTGGGTCGCCGAGAGCTGACCCGGCACGCCGTACGATCGGTGGGTGCTGAGCCGGCCCGCCGAACCGATCCGGACTGCGCGGCTGGTGCTCCGGCCGTTCGGGCTCGGCGATGTCGACGACGTGTGGTCCTTCCAGCGCGAGCCGTCGGTGGCGCGGTTCATGCGGTGGGAGCCCCGCGACCGCGAGCAGTCGGCGTCCTCAGTGCGCGAGATGGTGACCGAGAACGGGCTGACCGCCGAGGGTGACTGCCTGAGCCTGGCGATCGTCGAGCCGCCCTCGACCACGGTGATCGGCCAGGCCGAGCTGGTCTGGCTCAGCGAGCCGGACAGCCAGGGCGAGATCGGGTTCGTGCTGCACCCGGCACACCAGGGACGCGGGCTGGCCACCGAGGCCGCCGCCGCGCTGCTGCGGGTCGGTTTCGGCGATCTCGGGCTGCATCGCATCGCCGGCCGGTGCAACGCCACGAACACCGCCTCCGCGGCCGTCCTGCAGCGGCTCGGCATGCGCCGCGAGGCCCACCTGCGCGACACCTCGTTCCGTAAGGGGGCCTGGCAGAGCGAGCTGGTTTTCGCCCTGCTGCGCGACGAGTACGCCGGCTGAGCGCCCCGAGGTCACCGATCCGGGGCGGATCCCGCGGATGAGCCACGAAGGAGCCGCTGCCGGGACATGCTGAGGGCGTGTCCGTACGCCGTCATCTGCTGTGGATCGTTTCTCTCGCCCTGGTGGCGCTGCCCGCCCCGGCCGGCGCGGTGACCCGGAGCTACGGCGGGCCGATCGACCGGGAGCAGGTCATCGCCCGCGCCGCCGACTGGTTGCGCCGCGACATCGCCTACTCGCAGGACAACGCGGATGCCCGGTGGGACCGCGGGCACGGGCGGCGCTACCGGCCGGACTGCTCGGGCATGGTGTCGATGGCGTGGGCGCTCGACCCGGCCGTGCCCGGGCTGGGCCGCGCACTGGTGACGTGGGAGCTGCCCACGGTGTCGCGCCGGATCCGGTGGGCCGACGTGCGGCGCGGGGATGTCCTGCTGCGTCTCGTGCCGGCGAACCGAGCCCTGGAGCACGTGCAGCTGGTGCAGGCCTGGGCGAACCCGGCGCGCACCCGGCTGTGGGTCATCGAGCAGAGCGGCACCCGGTACGACATGCGCCGCCGGGTCGTGACGATCGCCGCGGTCCGGGCCGCCTATCAACCGTATCGGTATCGATTGATCCGGTAGTTTCATGGTGCCGGGTCGACAGCGGACAGATCCGTGGGGTCACCGCCGGCGGCGCGACCACATGGAGCGATGTGCCGAGCTCGGGGCCGAGGACTGCCTCTACCTCGACGTGACCGCGCCGGCCGGGGCCCACCGGTTGCCCGGGCTGCGCGGCTCGGGCACCTTCGGCCTGCAGGACCAGCAGGCGGCGCTCTCCTGGGTGCGCCGCAACGCCGCGGCGTTCGGCGGCGACCCCCGCAAGTGCTGGCCCGGCACGTGCCCGTCTACGGCTACGAGTTCGCCGAGCGCAACGGCCCGCTGCTGACCCCGGACTACCCGTGGGGCGCGGCGCACGGCTACGAGTTGCCGTACCTGTTCGACGTGGCCGTGCTGCCCGCCGCCCCGCAGCCCGGCTTGCAGGCGCGGATGGTGGCCGCCTGGTCGCAGTTCGCCGGCACCGGCCGCGCACCCTGGCCGCGATTCGGCGGCTCAGCCGTGCAGGCGCTGACCGCGGACGCCACCGGCCCGGCCGATCCGGCCGTCGAGCATCACTGCGGCTTCTGGGCCGGGATCGCGCCGTCGACCGGCAGGGTGGGCACGTCGACCGGCACGGTCTCCGGGTACTTCAGGCCGGTGCCGGTGTTCAGGACCACGACCTTCTCGTCCGTACGCAGCAAGCCGCCCGCGCGCATCTGCCGCGCCGCCGCCAGGCAGGCCGCGCCCTCGGGACAGATGAACATGCCCTCGTCCGCGGCGAGCAGGCGCTGCTCGGCCAGCAGATCCGCGTCGCTCACGGCGATCGCCGTGCCCCCGGTCCCGCGCACCGCCCGCAGCACCAGGAAGTCGCCCAGCGCCTTGGGCACGGTGATCCCGAACGCCACCGTGTGCGCGTCCGGGAACGGCTCGCTGGCCTCGGCCCCGGCGTGGAAGGCCTCGACGATCGGCGCGCAACCCTCGGCCTGCACGGCGACCAGCCGCGGCAGCCGCTCGCCGATCCAGCCCAGCTGCTGCATCTCCAGCAGCGCCTTCCAGATGCCGATCAGCCCGACACCGCCGCCCGCCGGGTAGAGGATCACGTCGGGCACCTGCCAGCCGAGCTGCTCGACGATCTCGTAGCCCATCGTCTTCTTGCCCTCGAGCCGGTAGGGCTCCTTGAGCGTGGACACCTCCTGGTAGCCACCGCGCGCCCGCACCGCCGCGCCGACCAGCTTGCCCGCGTCCCCGATCAGCCCGTCGACCAGGTACAGCTCGGCCCCGGCGGCCACGCACTCGGTGCGGGTGATGGCCGGCGCGCCCACCGGCATCGCGATCAGGCAGCTGAGCCCGGCCCGGGCGGCATAGACCGCCCACGCCGCACCGGCGTTGCCGTTGGTCGGCATCGCCACGCCTCCGACCCCCAGCTCGGCGGCGCGCGACACCCCGACCGCAGCCCCGCGGGCCTTGAACGTGCCGGTCGGGATCAGGCCCTCGTCCTTCATCAGCAGCCCCGGTACGCCGATCCGGGCCCCGTAGCGCGGCAGGCCGAGCAACGGCGTCATGCCCTCACCGAGCGACACCACCGAGGCGGGATCCCGCACCGGCAGCATCTCGTGATAGCGCCACAGCGTCGCCGGCCGGCCCGCCAGCGCCTCGCGGGTCAGCGTGCGCCCGGCCCGTTCGACGTCGTAACGCGCCAGCAGCGGCACCCCGGCAGCACTGACCCCCTGCACCGCGTCGGCGTCGTAGCGCTGCCCGGTGCGTGAGCATTCGAGGTGCGTGAGGGCGGAGTAGCTCATGACTCCCCAGCCTAGTGATCTGTCCGTCGCCGGCGTCATCTGTCCTCCGGGGACAGGTGACCAGCGGAGCGGGACAGATAGCCGTAGATCACCGCCCAGGTGCGCTCCTAGCGTCGGATCCGGCAGGACCCGACAACGGAAGGGAGCAACCATGCGACACAGGATCGGCAAGCTCGTGGCCGCCGCAGGCCTGGGCATCGGCGGTGCGACGCTCGTGGCAGGCACGGCCCTGGCCTCCGGGCCGGTGTACGACGCGGTGGCCAACGCCTACAGCGGCAGCACCTGGACCGGCTCGTCGCACATCGCGCTGGTCTCGTCGCCGGACAAGTACGACATCGCCGTGGCCGACAAGGCGTCCGACGGCAAGACGGTCTGCGTGCGGATCTACCCGGACAGCGGCGGCTCGATCAACTACTGCGACAACAACGGCACCTCGGCGGCCCAGCACTACACCATCTACTACGACTGGTACGCGGCCGACCTGACCGTCGGTGGCGCCGTGATCGTCCCGGCGGCCTGACCTCCGCACCACCACCACCGCCGGCCGGGCCGGGTCATCGAAATGGTGCCCGGCCCGGTGGGCGCTGCTGGTCAGTCGCGCGGGGTGAGCTGCTCCCAGCGGCCCTCGGACACCACCTCGACGCCGGTGCCGGTGACCACGAACGCGGTCTGGTCGTCGATCGCATACGCCGGGTTGCCCAGGCCGGCCGCCCACTCGCGGGCCCGGTCCAGCGTGTTGTACGGCAGGTCCGGGTGCTCCAGATGCGGGAAGATCGAGAAGTCGACGAGCCCGAGGGTGGCGTCGCTGCCGGTGGGCGGCTGCCATTCCACGAAGAACTCACCGATGCGCGGGGTGAGCACCATGCTGCCCGCGCTCATCCCGACCCAGACCAGGTCGGACAGGCCCGGCAGCAGATCGGCCAGGCCGGACTCCCGCATCCAGTGCGCCAGGTACAGCGCGTCGCCGCCGCTCACGAGCAGGACGTCGGCAGCCCGCACCCAGGACTCCCAGCGGTCGCGGCCGATGCCGGGCAGCGCGGTCAGCTCCAGCACCCCCTCGGACTTCCAGCCCAGCCCGCACATCGGGCCGGACTCCCCGGTGATGACCTCGCGCACCATGTCCGGGGTGACGGCCGGGTGCCCGTACATGGCCGTGGGGATGCACAGGGCCCTGCACTCGGCGATCGGCCTGCCCAGCAGCCCGGTCAGCGCGTCGCGGATGCTCGCGTTCGTCACGCCGCCGGAGGTCAGCAGAAATCTCATCGGCGCAGCCTAGCCATCGGCGCGCCGGCCGGAGACCCGTTCCGACCGGTCCGGCTCAGCCGCCGGCCAGCAGCTGGTCGGCGGAGGCGCGCAGGGCCGCGGCGGCGGCCGGGCCGTCGAGCGGGCGGTAGAAGTGGTACCCCTGGCCGAAGCCGCAGCCCATGGCCGACAGCTCGCGGGCCTGCTCGGCGGTCTCGATGCCCTCGGCCACCACGTCCATCCGGAACGCCATGCCGAGCCGGACGACAGCCTCGGCCACCGTGCGGGCCTCCGGGTCGTCGGCCAGGTCGGTGACGAACGAACGGTCGATCTTGAGGATGTCGACCGGCAGCCGGCGCAGGTAGCTCAGCGCCGAGTAACCGGTGCCGAAGTCGTCGACGGCGAGCCGGATCCCCATGTCGCTGAGGGTCTTGAGGCGGGCGACGGCGAACTCGTCGGGTTCCAGCACCACGCCCTCGGTGATCTCCAGGACGAGATGGCCGGCCGGGAAGCCGGTCTCCGCCAGGATCGTGCGGATGACGTCGACGAGGGTGGGCTGGACGACCTGCTTCGGCGACAGGTTGACGCTCAGCCGCACGTCGCGGGCGCCGGGCATGGCCTCGTACCATCCGGCGACCTGCCGGCAGGCCTCGCGCAGCACCCATTCGCCGACCTCGACCACCGCTCCGGTCTCCTCGGCCAGGTCGATGAAGGCGCCCGGCATCAGCAGCCCGCGAACCGGGTGGTTCCAGCGGACCAGGGCCTCCACCGCGACGATCCGCCGGGGCTTGCCGGGCCGGAGGTCGACGGCGGGCTGGTAGTGCACGACGAGTTCGCCGTTGGCGACGGCGGCGCGCAGCTCGGCCTCGCGGGCCCGCAGGTCCAGCTCCGGGGTGTAGAGCTGGTAGCGGCCCCGGCCGGAGCGCTTCGCCGCGTACATCGCGGTGTCGGCGTGCTGCAGCAACCGCTCGGCGTCGGTGCTGTCCTGGTCCCGGATGGCCACGCCGATGCTGGCCTCGACCTCGAGCACGTTCTCGCCGACGATGACCGGGGTGCGCAGCGCATCCACGAGCCGCTGGGCGACCTGCTCGGCGACCGCGCGGGCGGGCAGGTTCTGCAGGATAACCGCGAACTCGTCGCCGCCGAGCCGGCCCGCGGTGTCCCCGGCGCGGATCACCGAGCGCATGGCGGTGGCGACCGCGCACAGCACCGCGTCGCCGGCCTCGTGGCCGTACGTGTCGTTGATCGGCTTGAACCGGTCCAGGTCGATGAGCAGGACGGCGGCGTACCGGCCGTCGCGTACGTTCTGCTGGCTGACCAGGGCGAGCCGTTCGTTGACCAGGGTCCGGTTGGCCAGCCCGGTGAGCCCGTCGGTGACCGCGAGCACCCGGTTCTCCCGCAGGGCGTACATCTGCCGGGCGACGACCAGCGAGGTGAGCAGGATGGCGCCGAGGATCATGCCGCCGAGCGGGTAGAGCCGCTCCCCGCCCGCGATGACCGCGAGCAGGGTGTAGGCGAGCGCGATGGCGCCGTACGGCAGCCAGTTGATCCGGCTCTT includes:
- a CDS encoding 2-hydroxyacid dehydrogenase, whose product is MRKIWIPRKAGVAYFDDLPPDVVVEVADDPDLLPSPPAGVQFWVPTFLDQQPLHRLAPRLPDLKVVQLPSSGADGWAEVLPAGVALANARGLHDSATAEWVVTAILASLRCFPAFQRAQHARQWAHDWLAPTRELAGKRVLIVGAGSIGTAVARRLEPFEVELTLVARTARPGTGVRAVADLPQLLPHADVVVLLVPLTGETRGLAGARFLAALPDGALVVNAARGPVVDAKALYAELSAGRLAAALDVTDPEPLPADDPLWTLPNVLITPHVGAITEGLQDRVFRLAAAQARRWFSGEALVNRLR
- a CDS encoding LCP family protein, giving the protein MRKTARTKRRRSPLWARWVLGLGVFLLLASGGSMVAANVVLKSATGAVTQQNLIGAAKTTTERKHADVKGAKNILLIGLDTRPSWKNKEPSRSDSIILLHLPADHSPVYLVSLPRDSYVHIPAYDNGKQKYPGGRNKINSAFAYGSRGLEGAQAEAHGFELLALTIKELTGITPDAGAIIDFDGFKDVVNVLGKVCMYVDEDVTSIHVGHTADGKQAVPYTTDSAGLHPHKVPGVTANFYKKGNHCFTPTEALDYARQRDLLADGDSDYGRQRHQQQLLKAILKQAVKAGFNSPTKLPSLLSAIGKTMTVDSGGVSLEDWAFALKGTNPDDLVTIKTNDGKFNSKSVPGIGSVEVLSDTTMDLLQSVKKDDVGTFLQSNPSWVAES
- a CDS encoding GNAT family N-acetyltransferase; its protein translation is MLSRPAEPIRTARLVLRPFGLGDVDDVWSFQREPSVARFMRWEPRDREQSASSVREMVTENGLTAEGDCLSLAIVEPPSTTVIGQAELVWLSEPDSQGEIGFVLHPAHQGRGLATEAAAALLRVGFGDLGLHRIAGRCNATNTASAAVLQRLGMRREAHLRDTSFRKGAWQSELVFALLRDEYAG
- a CDS encoding carboxylesterase family protein, whose amino-acid sequence is MERCAELGAEDCLYLDVTAPAGAHRLPGLRGSGTFGLQDQQAALSWVRRNAAAFGGDPRKCWPGTCPSTATSSPSATARC
- a CDS encoding threonine synthase, which encodes MSYSALTHLECSRTGQRYDADAVQGVSAAGVPLLARYDVERAGRTLTREALAGRPATLWRYHEMLPVRDPASVVSLGEGMTPLLGLPRYGARIGVPGLLMKDEGLIPTGTFKARGAAVGVSRAAELGVGGVAMPTNGNAGAAWAVYAARAGLSCLIAMPVGAPAITRTECVAAGAELYLVDGLIGDAGKLVGAAVRARGGYQEVSTLKEPYRLEGKKTMGYEIVEQLGWQVPDVILYPAGGGVGLIGIWKALLEMQQLGWIGERLPRLVAVQAEGCAPIVEAFHAGAEASEPFPDAHTVAFGITVPKALGDFLVLRAVRGTGGTAIAVSDADLLAEQRLLAADEGMFICPEGAACLAAARQMRAGGLLRTDEKVVVLNTGTGLKYPETVPVDVPTLPVDGAIPAQKPQ
- a CDS encoding Type 1 glutamine amidotransferase-like domain-containing protein, with translation MRFLLTSGGVTNASIRDALTGLLGRPIAECRALCIPTAMYGHPAVTPDMVREVITGESGPMCGLGWKSEGVLELTALPGIGRDRWESWVRAADVLLVSGGDALYLAHWMRESGLADLLPGLSDLVWVGMSAGSMVLTPRIGEFFVEWQPPTGSDATLGLVDFSIFPHLEHPDLPYNTLDRAREWAAGLGNPAYAIDDQTAFVVTGTGVEVVSEGRWEQLTPRD
- a CDS encoding bifunctional diguanylate cyclase/phosphodiesterase, translated to MRGSAVAVVACGVLFAAFLVFLIGGWGGENLRIVVIDAVYVPMSLLALVLAVRVVRMPGIESRSRLAWGFIAAAFGCRFVAHAAWFVEDGLLRSNRYPSMADYWFLVFVPFMLIGLLLLPAAQRTRTDRIKLTLDSLIVGASGFMVLWYLVLGPLVDADQTRFTGLAYSAALPIGELLLVLALVTSLLRRSTGADTPMRLLALAVVAFVVADTSYAYFQLHDGFVSGMWPDLFWSTGCYLLVLAAHQRRRQNEQVATAGRKSRINWLPYGAIALAYTLLAVIAGGERLYPLGGMILGAILLTSLVVARQMYALRENRVLAVTDGLTGLANRTLVNERLALVSQQNVRDGRYAAVLLIDLDRFKPINDTYGHEAGDAVLCAVATAMRSVIRAGDTAGRLGGDEFAVILQNLPARAVAEQVAQRLVDALRTPVIVGENVLEVEASIGVAIRDQDSTDAERLLQHADTAMYAAKRSGRGRYQLYTPELDLRAREAELRAAVANGELVVHYQPAVDLRPGKPRRIVAVEALVRWNHPVRGLLMPGAFIDLAEETGAVVEVGEWVLREACRQVAGWYEAMPGARDVRLSVNLSPKQVVQPTLVDVIRTILAETGFPAGHLVLEITEGVVLEPDEFAVARLKTLSDMGIRLAVDDFGTGYSALSYLRRLPVDILKIDRSFVTDLADDPEARTVAEAVVRLGMAFRMDVVAEGIETAEQARELSAMGCGFGQGYHFYRPLDGPAAAAALRASADQLLAGG